From Impatiens glandulifera chromosome 7, dImpGla2.1, whole genome shotgun sequence:
CaaaagtatttaatttttttaatttaaaaaaggaaATATTTGATAGTTTAAGttccatttaatttttaatttcaattattaatcttaAACGACAtgtaaacttaataattaaatcaccCATTTTTAATCTCAATCTCAATGCCAATTACAATCTCATGTTAAACACATCTTTGAAttcatgatttttattttattttttataaatttagagtTATAGTTAATGTTCTTGTCCTAGTACACACTACTACACATACCCATAAATATTCAGCATAACCCATTTTGATCAAAGATGCCATAAAATTAGCTTAGCTGTCTATGAATAAGATGGAGAGATTAGACGGCCAGGATTCAATGAGAAAACCAGGCCAACTGCCCCCTTTCATTAATTTCCCTCATTAAATGTATCTTCTTATTGTGGTTTCTTTCATCTTAAATATATAGTTGACACTTGAGAGttgaatcatcatcatcttcttctttctttctttctttctttctttgttaATTAGCACTGTTGTAACTATTTGCCTACATTCAATTTGTTATATGATTTTCTGTATAAATGTACCAAGCATTGCAGGCTTAACCCAAGTCAAGAATTAAGAAGCTGATCATTGAGAGTAATTTGAATTAGAGTTATACATTTTCCACTGGCTTTTTCAATGGCTATGAAAGTGAAGCTCTTTTTCATTTGTGGAATCTATCTCTTCCTTTCATCATTCACTTCATGTCAAGGTTCTTTTCTCTCCTTTTATTTCTTAAACCCTTGAAATGGGTTGAAATGTGGGTTCTTTAGGGGGAtgaaataaactataatttgaaatacaaataaaataaatgtgtgttttttttatatggGTAAGTGATTCCAGTAGGATAATCATAAAaagatatgtttttttaatatgggTATGTGATTCTAGTAGGATAATCATTAAAAGATACATGGGTTTATCGAATTTTCTGATAAAAACACAGTATTTGATCTCAAAAGTGcagattttgttttttcaaaaaatgggTTTAGTTTTTCATCCTTGAAAATTTGGAATGTAGGTAAAGAGAGTTGGGAAGAACAATACCCATTTATCAGATCAGCAAGTTCTTTCTCGCCGCCTCCATCTTCATCAGCATCGTCATCGGTCGGATCCAATGTCGGTGGGAAGGCGTACGATTACATTGTGGTTGGAGGTGGAACAGCGGGTTGCCCACTTGCGGCCACTCTATCTAGGAATTTCAGTGTGTTATTGCTTGAGAGAGGAGGAGTACCTTTTGATAATCAAAACGTTTCATATTTGAAGAATTTTCACATTTCTTTAGCAGACATTTCGCCTAAATCTGCTTCTCAGATATTTCTTTCTACTGATGGCGTCTTCAATGTTAGAGCCCGTGTTTTGGGTGGTGCCACTTGCATCAATGCTGGATTCTATACTAGAGCAAGCTCAAGgtatatatgtttttctttatataaGAGAATTGAGATCTCACTCTCACAGTTTTAGGCTTTGATGTTGTTTAAGATTGTCCAAATCACACTCAATTAGGGTGTGAGAATCAAACTTGAGATTTCAGTCTTTTTatgttttgatgtttttaagTTAGATCTATTGCTTAACTGTGATACTTATGGCTTGACTGGGTTAGGGTTTAGATGCAACAATAATGGTGGCGGTTAATACATAAGGACATAACATTTATGGGAAATGGGGTCCTTCTCATGTCTTTATCATTGCACCTCATCTTTGAAATATGTGCTTTAAGGCCTCTTCATGTTTCACATCTAAACATTTTCAGCACATTTATGGTAGCTAGTTTGTTTTATTCTCACATGCATAGTGggtgtttttttattgttgtttgtttgaatgtttGTAAATAATGACTTGTGTTCATTTTTTAGGTATATTAGGAAGGCAAGATGGGATGCAAAACTAGTGAATGAATCATACCCATGGATCGAGAAGCAAATTATACGTTGGCCAGATCTTGCGCCATGGCAAAGAACTGTGAGGGATAGCCTTGTGGAAATCGGGGTCTCACCTTTCAATGGATTCACTTATGATCATGTTTATGGGACCAAAGTTGGTGGAACCATCTTTGAACAGAATGGTTTTCGTCACACAGCTGCAGAGTTACTCTCGTCTGCAAATCCCAAAAATCTCGAAGTTTTGGTTCATGCCACTGTTCAAAAGATTGTATTTGACACAAATGGTATGTTTTAGtttctttaaattttgttagaTTGGCTTAAACTTTagcattaatttaattttcgaaTTTGCAGGGAGAAAACCAAGGGCAGCAGGAGTTATATTTAAGGATGAAAATGGAAACCAACACGAAGTGTATCTTTCAAAGAGGAAGGGGAGCGAGATTATAGTATCGAGTGGTGCGATTGGAAGCCCACAACTGCTTCTATTAAGTGGGATTGGACCGAAGGCTCACCTTAGAAAGATGAACATTACTGTTGTTCTTGAAAACAAGTTTGTTGGGGAAGGAATGGCTGACAATCCTATGAATGCTGTCTTTGTTCCCACTAATGGAACTGTGAAACAATCTTTGATTCAGACAGTCGGGATTACTAAGAAAGGTGTTTATATCGAGGCTAGTAGCGGGTTTGGGGAATCTCCGGATAGTATCCAGAATTGTCATCATGGAATCATGTCATCTGAGGTTAGTAGGAAtgaaattttattgtaattacATCTGTTTCATCAATAAGATTTCCCTAATGAGTTTTTGGCCTTGTTTAGATTGGGCAACTATCAACAGTCCCACCAAAATTGAGAACAAAAGAATTGATGGCGAAATATATCAAAGCAAAGAAAGAGCTACCATACGAAGTGTTCAAAGGAGGTTTCATTCTCGAGAAGATAGCCAAGCCCATCTCAACCGGACATCTCATCTTGCTCAATAAGAACATCGATGATAATCCATCAGTCACATTCAATTACTTCAGCCATCCCCGCGATCTCCGTCGATGTGTGGATGGAGTCAGAATAATGGAGAAAGTGGTGATGTCTAATCACTTTAAAAGTTATGGGGAGTGCGATAAAATGACAGTTGATAAGCTTCTTAACATGAGTGTTCATGCTAATGTCAATCTTATCCCTAAGCATACGAACGATACTGAATCGCTCGAACAGTTTTGTAAAGATACTGTCATCACGATTTGGCATTATCATGGCGGTTGTCATGTGGGAAAGGTGGTGAATGCGGATTATAGGGTTATTGGAGTTCATAGGCTTCGGGTTGTGGATGGATCGACTTATAGTGAATCTCCCGGGACTAATCCTCAAGCAACAGTGATGATGATGGGAAGgtattacttttgtttttgttttgaaaattttataaacaagaTGGGATTAGGAATGATGTTTCTTTGGAATGGTTTGATCTTGTGTTTTTCAGGTATATGGGAGTGAAGATTCTAAGAGAGAGGCTGGGAAAAGGAGCTGG
This genomic window contains:
- the LOC124944794 gene encoding protein HOTHEAD, producing the protein MAMKVKLFFICGIYLFLSSFTSCQGKESWEEQYPFIRSASSFSPPPSSSASSSVGSNVGGKAYDYIVVGGGTAGCPLAATLSRNFSVLLLERGGVPFDNQNVSYLKNFHISLADISPKSASQIFLSTDGVFNVRARVLGGATCINAGFYTRASSRYIRKARWDAKLVNESYPWIEKQIIRWPDLAPWQRTVRDSLVEIGVSPFNGFTYDHVYGTKVGGTIFEQNGFRHTAAELLSSANPKNLEVLVHATVQKIVFDTNGRKPRAAGVIFKDENGNQHEVYLSKRKGSEIIVSSGAIGSPQLLLLSGIGPKAHLRKMNITVVLENKFVGEGMADNPMNAVFVPTNGTVKQSLIQTVGITKKGVYIEASSGFGESPDSIQNCHHGIMSSEIGQLSTVPPKLRTKELMAKYIKAKKELPYEVFKGGFILEKIAKPISTGHLILLNKNIDDNPSVTFNYFSHPRDLRRCVDGVRIMEKVVMSNHFKSYGECDKMTVDKLLNMSVHANVNLIPKHTNDTESLEQFCKDTVITIWHYHGGCHVGKVVNADYRVIGVHRLRVVDGSTYSESPGTNPQATVMMMGRYMGVKILRERLGKGAGL